TAGAATGATGACGATGCAACTAAAATAGAGCATTACAAAATCAAACCATCCCTCACATCCACCACCAAAAACTTACACAACAACTACCCTGTTCAATTGAATAAAAAAATCAACCCAACAACACAAAACCAAGTATCAACAGAAATTATCCACACCCCCTCCAAAAAAAACTGTGGCCCCCTCAAAGAGAGCCACAGCAAAAAAATATACCTAGTACCCAGTACCTAGCACCTAATTCCTCCTACCACCACTACGTCCATTCTGCTCCACTTCTTTATTCATCTCTTCAATATCTGTTTCAGAACGTCCGGTTTTATCTCCTAAGAGGTGTTCAGCAAAATAGTCTGCTTGTCTCCAGAAGAAATATTCGGTCATATCACCATAACCATGGCGTTGTCCGGGTAAGATCACCAGGTCAAAACGTTTGTTGGCACGGATCAATGCATTGGCCATACGAATGGTATTCGCAGGGTGTACGTTGTTATCGATATCACCATGAGACAACATCAGTTTACCTTTCAGGTTTTTAGCCAGATCAGGATTTTTTTCGATGCTGTATAAGAAAGAAGTATCGCCTTTATCGCTGATCACTTCTTTCACACCATGGTGTTGTTCACTCCACCAACGGTTGTATACGGAGTTATCATGGTTACCTGCAGAAGATACTGCTACTTTAAAGAAATCAGGATATACCAACATCGCAGCCGTACTCATAAAGCCACCACCTGAGTGACCATGGATACCTACTCTATCGATATCAATGTACTTATAACGATCAGCCAATTGTTCTGCAACGGCTTTTTTATCTGCTAAACCATAATCGCGCAGGTTACCATAACCATAGTTGTGGTACCATTTGCTGCGAGCAGGGTGTCCACCACGGTTACCCAAAGTGATCACCACAAAACCCATTTGTGCGAGGCGATCTGTTCTATCAAAACCACGACCAAAAGCTTTATTCACTGCTTCTGTTTGAGGGCCCGGATATACGTACTCGATCAAAGGATATTTCTTGGTGCTATCGAAATCAAATGGTTTGTACATCACACCATAAATATCAGTGATACCATCATCCGCTTTTGCTTTAAAGATCTCAGGGAATTTGTATCCGGATGCAAACAGCGAGCTGAAATCAGCCGTTTCAAGATCCATGATCTTCTTACCCTCTGCATTGTACAATACAGATTTAGGAACAGTGTTTACGCGAGAATAGTTATCGATAAAGAAACTATTGCCATCGTTCATACGCATCGCATGATCGAAATCACCTGCATTCAGGAGTTTCAGACCGGTACCATCAAAGTTGACACGGTATGCATGTAAGTAGTAAGGATCTTCTCCTGCTTCTTTTCCATTCGCAGAGAAATACAGCACACGCTTGGTTTCATCGATACCCAGGATGTCTTCACAATGGAAAGCACCGGATGTGATCTGATTTTTCAGCTTACCATTTTCATCATACAGATAAAAATGAGCCCAGCCATCACGCTCACTCCAGTGAATGAATTCTTTACCGCCATTGATCAATCCGATACGGTTGATCTCGATATAGGTATTGAAACGCTCTTCTACTACAGGTTTCACTGTACCGGTAGCCACATCAGCTACACATACATCAATACGCTTCTGATCGCGACTGGTACGTGTGAAGTAGAATTTATCTTTAGTACCTAACCATACAGAAGGTCTCCAGTCATCATCACGGGTATTTACTTTTCCCGGATCAGACCATACCGCAACCGCCTGGTCTTTGAACATTGACACATTCAGTTCTTTGCTGCTTTTGTTAACAACATCGAAGAGGTATAAATGATCTACAGGTGATTCTTTTTCACCCGGCATCCAATATTTGTAGGTCTCTAGTGTTGGACGAGGATTCGCCACGCTATTGATCACCCAAAGATTTTTCACTTTGCGGTTGTCTACACGACGCAGTGTGAAATATTTTGAATCAGGCGACCAGAGTGCAAAAATGGGTCTTCTTCTTTTAGACTCTTTTTCTTTTTCATCATCGGTCATACCACTTCCGGAAAGATTTCCGTCGTTGTAATAACCATAATCATCATTACCATCTTTTGTCAATGCATATTCAACAATGGTAGAATCATTTTCATTTTTCAAAGCCTTTTCATAATTGGCTTTGTCCATCCAGTAAACGTTATAATTCTTTCCAAAAATGATCACGTTTCCATCAGGAGAGATATTCGCCCAGTTGGGTTTTCTTTTTGGTTTTTTGAAATCAGGCAATTCGATCAACTCACCTGTCTGCAGGTTGTATTCAAAATAGAATACTTTCTTGGCAGGTGTTGCAGCTGCACCGGCAGCGCCGCGGCGACCGGTTGTGGCGGTATCTTTCTTTGTCTCATCCTGTGTGCTCTTCACTTCAAACTGGATCCAGTTTTCATCGCGCACAAAACGCATACTGTCTAATCCAAGGTTTTGCGCATCGAAAGGATCTTTCACGATACGGGTGATCTTAGCAGCCAGATCAGCATTGTTGAACAACTCTTTTTTCTCACCTTTTACCGGATCAACGATGTACCACTTCTTACCTTCAGTGGTCTCATACATATACCAGAATTTGTCAGAATTCTTGAGCCAATGCGGATCAACAGCGGTACTGAAGATCATCTTACTCAATTTCTTTGGTGAAAAACGGGCCGCCATTGCATAATTGGCCTTGGTAACGGGGGTTTGTTGTGCAGTTACGGCAAAAGCTAATAGCAGCCATACTGACAACAGCAGGAACTTTCTCATACAGTTATTACGTTTTTGAGGAGCTGAAAATTAGGCGAAACCCATTAAACAACCCAATCAGATGTATGAAAATTCGGTGAAGGGGGCGGGGAATCAGGTTATCGGGTGATTGGGTGATCGGGTAATTGGGATATCGGGATATCGGGTGGTTGCGAAAAGGTATGAGTACTATCCTATACAAAACCACCCGATCCCCCGATCACCTGATAACCCGATCACCCAATCACCCGATACCCCAATCACCCGATCACCCAAAAACACTATTTTACGCCCAAATTCAAGACGATGTTTGCTTTTACCACAGAACCCGCATATGCACAACAAGCTGATGCTGCAGATAGATTGGCCGGATATAAAAAAGAATTTCATTTTCCCGTAAAGGATGGTCGTGAAGTGATCTATTTCTGCGGTAACTCGCTCGGGTTACAACCGCATTCCGTACAAGCAGCTATTGAAACAGAACTGAACACCTGGCGTGAGCTGGCGGTGGGTGGCTATTTCAACGGTAAAAATCCTTGGTTGTATTATCACCAGTATTGTATTCCTACCCTTGCAAAAATGATGGGTGCTAAAGACAATGAGATCACGGTGATGAATGCATTAACGGTGAACCTGCATTTATTAATGCTGAGTTTTTATAAACCTACCCCCTCCCGTTATAAAGTGATCATGGAAGCGGGCGCTTTCCCTTCTGATCAGTATGCAGTAGAAACATTGGTGAAACATTTTGGCTTTGATCCTGATGATGCGATCATTGAGATCGCACCAAGAGCAGGTGAAAAAATAGTACGCACAGAAGATATTCTTACGACGATCCATTCCACCGGCGACTCTTTAGCCATGGTATTGTTTGGTGGTATTAATTATTATACCGGACAACTTTTTGATCTCGCCGCCATCACAAAGTCGGCACATGCTGTTGGCGCCATCGCCGGTTTCGACCTGGCCCATGTGGCTGGTAACGTACCGATGCAATTGCATGACTGGAAGGTAGACTTCGCAGTATGGTGTTCTTATAAATATTTGAATGCAGGTCCGGGTGCGATCGGTGGTGTGTTCGTGCATGAAAAACATGCAGGTAATGCAGACACGCCCAGACTTGCCGGCTGGTGGGGCAATGATGAAAAGACACGTTTTAAAATGGAAAAAGGTTTCATCCCCAAAACAGATGCCAGCGGATGGAATATCAGTACTTCACAGGTATTCAATACAGCCGCATTGAAA
Above is a genomic segment from Sediminibacterium sp. KACHI17 containing:
- a CDS encoding DPP IV N-terminal domain-containing protein, encoding MRKFLLLSVWLLLAFAVTAQQTPVTKANYAMAARFSPKKLSKMIFSTAVDPHWLKNSDKFWYMYETTEGKKWYIVDPVKGEKKELFNNADLAAKITRIVKDPFDAQNLGLDSMRFVRDENWIQFEVKSTQDETKKDTATTGRRGAAGAAATPAKKVFYFEYNLQTGELIELPDFKKPKRKPNWANISPDGNVIIFGKNYNVYWMDKANYEKALKNENDSTIVEYALTKDGNDDYGYYNDGNLSGSGMTDDEKEKESKRRRPIFALWSPDSKYFTLRRVDNRKVKNLWVINSVANPRPTLETYKYWMPGEKESPVDHLYLFDVVNKSSKELNVSMFKDQAVAVWSDPGKVNTRDDDWRPSVWLGTKDKFYFTRTSRDQKRIDVCVADVATGTVKPVVEERFNTYIEINRIGLINGGKEFIHWSERDGWAHFYLYDENGKLKNQITSGAFHCEDILGIDETKRVLYFSANGKEAGEDPYYLHAYRVNFDGTGLKLLNAGDFDHAMRMNDGNSFFIDNYSRVNTVPKSVLYNAEGKKIMDLETADFSSLFASGYKFPEIFKAKADDGITDIYGVMYKPFDFDSTKKYPLIEYVYPGPQTEAVNKAFGRGFDRTDRLAQMGFVVITLGNRGGHPARSKWYHNYGYGNLRDYGLADKKAVAEQLADRYKYIDIDRVGIHGHSGGGFMSTAAMLVYPDFFKVAVSSAGNHDNSVYNRWWSEQHHGVKEVISDKGDTSFLYSIEKNPDLAKNLKGKLMLSHGDIDNNVHPANTIRMANALIRANKRFDLVILPGQRHGYGDMTEYFFWRQADYFAEHLLGDKTGRSETDIEEMNKEVEQNGRSGGRRN
- the kynU gene encoding kynureninase codes for the protein MFAFTTEPAYAQQADAADRLAGYKKEFHFPVKDGREVIYFCGNSLGLQPHSVQAAIETELNTWRELAVGGYFNGKNPWLYYHQYCIPTLAKMMGAKDNEITVMNALTVNLHLLMLSFYKPTPSRYKVIMEAGAFPSDQYAVETLVKHFGFDPDDAIIEIAPRAGEKIVRTEDILTTIHSTGDSLAMVLFGGINYYTGQLFDLAAITKSAHAVGAIAGFDLAHVAGNVPMQLHDWKVDFAVWCSYKYLNAGPGAIGGVFVHEKHAGNADTPRLAGWWGNDEKTRFKMEKGFIPKTDASGWNISTSQVFNTAALKASLELFEKAGIENLRKKSLHLTAYLEYLLQQLPHLNFEIITPSDPEQRGAQLCLYFRERGKEIHDKMISSGIIVDYREPGVIRVAPAPMYCSFEDVYRFYEILKTNF